One window of Suricata suricatta isolate VVHF042 chromosome 6, meerkat_22Aug2017_6uvM2_HiC, whole genome shotgun sequence genomic DNA carries:
- the IRF1 gene encoding interferon regulatory factor 1 isoform X2 codes for MIFQIPWKHAAKHGWDINKDACLFRSWAIHTGRYKAGEKEPDPKTWKANFRCAMNSLPDIEEVKDQSRNKGSSAVRVYRMLPPLTKNQRKERKSKSSRDAKTKAKRKSCGDSSPDTFSDGLSSSTLPDDHSSYTAQGYIGQDLEVERALTPALSPCTVSSTLPEWHIPVDIVPDSTSDLYNFQVSPMPSTSEATTDEDEEGKLTDDIMKLLEQTGWQPTNVDGKGYLLNEPGVQPTSVYGDFSCKEEPEVDRPGGYIGLITSDLKNMDASWLDSLLLPVRQPSIQAIPCAP; via the exons ATGATCTTCCAGATTCCATGGAAGCATGCTGCCAAGCATGGCTGGGACATCAACAAAGATGCCTGCCTGTTCCGAAGCTGGGCCATTCACACAG GCCGATacaaagcaggggagaaggagccGGATCCCAAAACATGGAAGGCTAACTTTCGCTGTGCCATGAACTCCCTGCCAGACATTGAGGAAGTGAAGGACCAGAGCAGGAACAAaggcagctcagctgtgcgggtgtaCCGGATGCTCCCACCCCTCACCAAGAACCAGAGGAAAG AGAGAAAGTCCAAGTCCAGCCGAGATGCTAAGACCAAGGCCAAGAGGAAG TCCTGTGGTGACTCCAGTCCTGATACCTTCTCCGATGGACTCAGCAGCTCCACCCTGCCCGATGACCATAGCAGCTACACAGCTCAGGGCTACATTGGGCAGGACTTAGAGGTGGAGCGGGCCCTTACTCCAG CATTGTCACCGTGTACCGTTAGTAGTACTCTCCCTGAATGGCACATCCCAGTGGATATTGTGCCAGACAGCACCAGTGACCTGTACAACTTCCAAGTGTCGCCTATGCCCTCCACCTCTGAAG CCACAACAGATGAGGACGAGGAAGGGAAATTAACTGACGACATCATGAAG CTCTTGGAACAGACGGGGTGGCAGCCGACAAACGTGGATGGCAAGGGGTACCTGCTCAATGAACCTGGGGTCCAGCCCACCTCTGTCTATGGAGATTTCAGCTGCAAGGAGGAGCCAGAAGTTGACCGCCCTGGGG GGTATATTGGGCTGATAACTTCAGATCTGAAGAACATGGACGCCAGCTGGCTGGACAGCCTGTTGCTCCCAGTCAGGCAGCCCTCCATCCAGGCCATTCCTTGTGCACCGTAG
- the IRF1 gene encoding interferon regulatory factor 1 isoform X1 → MPITRMRMRPWLEMQINSNQIPGLIWINKEEMIFQIPWKHAAKHGWDINKDACLFRSWAIHTGRYKAGEKEPDPKTWKANFRCAMNSLPDIEEVKDQSRNKGSSAVRVYRMLPPLTKNQRKERKSKSSRDAKTKAKRKSCGDSSPDTFSDGLSSSTLPDDHSSYTAQGYIGQDLEVERALTPALSPCTVSSTLPEWHIPVDIVPDSTSDLYNFQVSPMPSTSEATTDEDEEGKLTDDIMKLLEQTGWQPTNVDGKGYLLNEPGVQPTSVYGDFSCKEEPEVDRPGGYIGLITSDLKNMDASWLDSLLLPVRQPSIQAIPCAP, encoded by the exons ATGCCCATCACTCGGATGCGCATGAGACCCTGGCTAGAGATGCAGATTAATTCCAACCAAATCCCAGGTCTGATCTGGATTAATAAA GAGGAGATGATCTTCCAGATTCCATGGAAGCATGCTGCCAAGCATGGCTGGGACATCAACAAAGATGCCTGCCTGTTCCGAAGCTGGGCCATTCACACAG GCCGATacaaagcaggggagaaggagccGGATCCCAAAACATGGAAGGCTAACTTTCGCTGTGCCATGAACTCCCTGCCAGACATTGAGGAAGTGAAGGACCAGAGCAGGAACAAaggcagctcagctgtgcgggtgtaCCGGATGCTCCCACCCCTCACCAAGAACCAGAGGAAAG AGAGAAAGTCCAAGTCCAGCCGAGATGCTAAGACCAAGGCCAAGAGGAAG TCCTGTGGTGACTCCAGTCCTGATACCTTCTCCGATGGACTCAGCAGCTCCACCCTGCCCGATGACCATAGCAGCTACACAGCTCAGGGCTACATTGGGCAGGACTTAGAGGTGGAGCGGGCCCTTACTCCAG CATTGTCACCGTGTACCGTTAGTAGTACTCTCCCTGAATGGCACATCCCAGTGGATATTGTGCCAGACAGCACCAGTGACCTGTACAACTTCCAAGTGTCGCCTATGCCCTCCACCTCTGAAG CCACAACAGATGAGGACGAGGAAGGGAAATTAACTGACGACATCATGAAG CTCTTGGAACAGACGGGGTGGCAGCCGACAAACGTGGATGGCAAGGGGTACCTGCTCAATGAACCTGGGGTCCAGCCCACCTCTGTCTATGGAGATTTCAGCTGCAAGGAGGAGCCAGAAGTTGACCGCCCTGGGG GGTATATTGGGCTGATAACTTCAGATCTGAAGAACATGGACGCCAGCTGGCTGGACAGCCTGTTGCTCCCAGTCAGGCAGCCCTCCATCCAGGCCATTCCTTGTGCACCGTAG